One Verrucomicrobiota bacterium DNA window includes the following coding sequences:
- the rnhC gene encoding ribonuclease HIII, which yields MPSNPPSSYTFEINEAQGERLKAILEEKGFDFRDLSYGYFAAKLRKCGVNYYHSGKIVVNGKDAKEFIEFYLEPLVLQTVVTGYEQYLAKEQHPEMFEPHFGVDEAGKGDFFGPLVIAGAYVNDVIAERLIEAGVKDSKRLTDKRAEQLTLEIEKIMRSNSGAWEVITIFPEKYNELYAKFRNLNRLLAWGHAKVIENLKLKIKNCPRALSDQFGNPRLIEVELKRKDVEIFLEQRPKAEQDIAVAAASILARWRFLQGLKKLSDQASYALLKGASKQVQSLAQEIAEKGGADLLEKVSKRHFKTFDEAMAGKLL from the coding sequence ATGCCTAGCAATCCTCCATCTTCCTATACTTTTGAAATCAATGAGGCGCAAGGGGAACGGTTAAAAGCAATCCTAGAGGAAAAGGGTTTTGATTTTCGGGATTTATCCTATGGCTATTTCGCTGCAAAGTTAAGAAAATGCGGAGTCAATTATTATCATAGTGGGAAGATAGTAGTTAATGGAAAGGACGCCAAAGAATTTATTGAGTTTTATCTTGAGCCGCTAGTCTTGCAAACTGTAGTGACCGGCTATGAACAATATTTGGCCAAAGAGCAACATCCTGAAATGTTTGAGCCTCATTTTGGGGTGGATGAAGCGGGAAAAGGTGATTTTTTTGGTCCATTAGTCATAGCTGGCGCTTATGTTAACGATGTCATTGCCGAAAGGTTAATAGAAGCGGGAGTAAAGGATAGTAAAAGATTAACAGACAAAAGAGCTGAGCAATTGACTTTAGAAATTGAGAAAATCATGCGATCAAATAGTGGCGCTTGGGAAGTAATCACCATTTTTCCAGAAAAATACAACGAGCTTTATGCCAAGTTTCGCAACTTAAATCGCTTGTTAGCTTGGGGACATGCTAAGGTTATTGAGAATTTGAAATTGAAAATAAAAAATTGTCCAAGGGCTTTGTCTGATCAGTTTGGCAATCCTCGTTTAATAGAAGTCGAATTGAAGAGAAAAGATGTGGAGATTTTTTTAGAACAAAGACCTAAAGCAGAGCAAGATATTGCAGTTGCTGCTGCATCTATTTTAGCGAGATGGCGTTTTTTACAGGGTCTAAAAAAACTGAGTGATCAAGCGTCTTATGCTCTTCTCAAAGGTGCTAGCAAGCAAGTACAGTCACTTGCCCAGGAAATTGCTGAAAAAGGGGGGGCCGATTTGCTGGAAAAGGTTTCGAAACGACATTTTAAGACTTTTGATGAGGCAATGGCAGGTAAACTGCTTTAA